A DNA window from Kitasatospora atroaurantiaca contains the following coding sequences:
- a CDS encoding serine hydrolase domain-containing protein gives MKTVVTGTRWTTLAAAGALLAALAVGGGTPALAASPAAPAATASATASPLPPLDAAAVRQSIAGLPNADVNGALVQVKGRAGEFEGASGEALSVDGRFRVGSISKVFTATVVLQLAAEHRLDLDGTVQRYLPGVLPAEFPPIKVGQLLDHTSGLPRGTGGAWGDGTAASFAAHRFVSWTPQQVVATLAGQTMSFEPGTAQQYNGMNTFVAGMLIEKVTGHSYAHEVRHRIIQPLGLHDTSVPDARDPRLADPAARAMLTVTDPDGTSHRVDVTEQSPWPWAEGGLISSAPDLDRFITALFRGRLLPPAQQEKLFTVPDVPNHQSSHCNTGPTAGRACMSMGLESVQINGVTVWGKTGSRPGWTNGVFATRDLSRRVVYSLNPTGLDGAESAYILRIANAVFAPARQP, from the coding sequence GTGAAGACCGTTGTGACCGGTACCCGTTGGACCACCCTCGCCGCAGCCGGAGCGCTGCTGGCCGCACTGGCCGTCGGGGGCGGCACCCCGGCGCTGGCCGCCTCGCCGGCCGCCCCTGCCGCGACCGCCTCCGCGACCGCCTCCCCGCTGCCGCCGCTTGATGCGGCGGCTGTCCGGCAGTCCATCGCCGGCCTGCCGAATGCCGACGTCAATGGTGCGTTGGTTCAGGTGAAGGGGCGCGCCGGGGAGTTCGAGGGGGCCTCGGGGGAAGCGCTCTCGGTCGACGGCCGGTTCCGGGTCGGCTCGATCTCCAAGGTGTTCACTGCCACCGTGGTGCTCCAGCTTGCCGCCGAGCACCGGCTCGACCTGGACGGCACCGTCCAGCGCTATCTGCCGGGAGTGCTGCCCGCCGAGTTCCCGCCGATCAAGGTGGGTCAACTGCTCGATCACACCAGCGGGTTGCCGCGCGGGACGGGCGGGGCGTGGGGTGACGGCACCGCCGCGTCGTTCGCCGCGCACCGGTTCGTGAGCTGGACGCCGCAGCAGGTCGTCGCCACCCTGGCCGGGCAGACGATGAGCTTCGAGCCCGGCACCGCGCAGCAGTACAACGGCATGAACACCTTCGTCGCCGGGATGCTGATCGAGAAGGTCACCGGGCACAGCTACGCGCACGAGGTCCGCCACCGGATCATTCAGCCGCTCGGCCTGCACGACACCTCCGTCCCGGACGCCCGCGACCCGCGGCTGGCCGACCCGGCCGCCCGTGCGATGCTCACCGTGACCGACCCGGACGGGACCTCCCATCGCGTCGACGTCACCGAGCAGAGCCCGTGGCCGTGGGCCGAGGGCGGGCTGATCTCCAGCGCACCCGACCTGGACCGGTTCATCACCGCGCTGTTCCGGGGCCGGCTGCTGCCGCCGGCCCAGCAGGAGAAGCTGTTCACCGTTCCGGACGTCCCGAACCACCAGAGCAGCCACTGCAACACCGGCCCCACCGCTGGTCGGGCCTGCATGAGCATGGGTCTGGAGAGCGTACAGATCAACGGCGTGACCGTCTGGGGGAAGACCGGCTCCCGCCCCGGCTGGACCAATGGCGTGTTCGCCACCCGCGACCTGAGCCGCCGCGTCGTCTACTCCCTCAACCCGACCGGCCTCGACGGCGCCGAGTCCGCGTACATCTTGCGCATCGCCAACGCCGTCTTCGCCCCCGCCCGGCAGCCCTGA